The genomic interval AACACTGATCTTACCCTCTTGAAAATTTGACAATTGATTCATAATATCGTAAAAAAACTTTGTTCCATCAGAATGAAACTCGTCAGTTTTTACAGAGCCAACCATTATTTCATTGACTTCCAGAGTAATTGCTTTCATCAAAGCAAAAGTAATTAGTAGTTGATTTCTAAAAGGCCACCACTCTGTAGAAGGTGATATTGCAGCCGCTCCTTTCCCAACTAGATCGCCACTACCTAACTCAGCGCAATTAACTGATATTATATGATGTTCAATTCCAAGAATATTAGTCACTTCTTTACTTGAAATTATTTCCTTTGAAGCAGGCAATTGTCCATAATCTATTGTAAAAGCTAAACTTGGCTTTTTCCAGTAAGCCAATGCAATAGAATCCATCCCACCAGATAGAAGTATAGCTTTTTTAGACATTCTCGGATAACAACCAAAGAGTTTTATAAATAGCAGTTGTCAAATCTCGTTCTAAAATACAGCTAGTGCCTTCTAACATTTTTACAGATTCTTCAGACTCATTTTCGACATATGCAATAACTGGTATTTTTTTTGAAACTGCGTAACCGATCTCAAATAATGTTCCAGAATCTAAACCATCAAGTATGGCAAAAACTAACTTTGACTTTGCCAAGCCTTTTAAATCTTTCTCTACAACTTCAGATGCCAACCCATGCCCAATATCATGCCAAGGGGAAAATACTTTTAAATTCAAATCAATAAATGCGCATCGAACTTGATCTATTAACCATCTTTCAGAGTACGTAAAAAAAGGGCCTGCTAAATATACTTGCCCCTTTGGGTAAGTCTTGATTTCTAATGGCGAGTATAAATTTATTTTTGAGAAATTGAAATTTCGTGTATGTGAATATGCTGCAGTACATATCGAAGCCTGTTTCGCAGATTTAATTGCATCTTTAGAAGAAAACCAGTGAAACGCAAAAACAGCAGCGAAAACATCACCTGTTCCGATTGGCCAAACCAAAGGTGTTTTATAGACCGGAATAATCGTAGAGTTTTTTCCTTTATTTGTTACAACCATGGCTCCTTTAGGTCCCATTTTTAAAACTAAAACATCTACCTTTTCAACTTTAAAAAAATACTCCTTAATCTTAGCAACTTTAAAACTTTTTGCCAAATAACTAGCTTCACTTTGATTGACGATATAGACTAAATTTTGTGCTTTGGAACCTGTTTTTGAAAAGGGCACAGGATTAGCTGGTGATTGTGGATCGTATACTACATAGTCACCAGCTACTTTTGCATTACCTTCAAAAAATCCGTAGTATAAAATATTCTTTCCAGTAATATTCATGGAGTTTAAGCTCCGATTAATAGTATCTGGTCTTGGAAATATTCTAGGATTAATTAATGGATGATCATAGTAAAAAGATATCTGTTTATCTATAGGTGTAATATGACTTTTTATTTTAGGAAACTCTTTTGATAAAAGTTCTAAGAAATAGGATGTGTTATCATCTCCAAAGGTGTAGAAATCGATATTTTCTTTGGGACTAAGGCTATTAAAGACTCTACTTCCCCGGAGCCCAGACCCAAATTTCTCCTCCCATCTCGGTTCCAAGCAGTATTCGTCATATGTGCCACCTACAATTATCATTTTGCAGTAATTAGTATTTGACAATCAGCTCCATCTATTTTTAAAATTCTTGCGTGGTATATATGTCCTTTAACAATACAATCTATTAGCATCTTTGGATTTGTCGTAAAAATGGAGCCCAATCTCCTATTACCAGAAGCCACAGCAATCAGCGGGCCTGTAGCAGTCTGTAATTCCACATCCAAATAATCTCCAACTTTTAGTGTTTTTAATACTGTCGGGTCTGGAGACGTGACATTAGTCTTAATGGAAATATGTTTACAATCTGCTATAGGTATTCCTCCTCCTCCTCCTAAATTAGCTCCACCACCTGATGAACTACCGGACATATAAAATCTGTTTTCTTATGAATTAAATTGTTGAATAGCAAATCTGTTATTTCTTTTCATATAGTCCCAGATTATTGCATCCATATCAGAAGCTGATACACCAATACCATCACAAAATAATAAGTACTGCTTTTCAAGCTTTAGATAATCTCTGTTAATATTAACACCAGGTTCAAAAAAGCCAGTTAAGACACCTGCGCGTAACAAATGAATATCAATTATTGCTACCTTATTACTACTAAGCCAATTTCGAGTTATCCAAGATGCTGTTTTTAATCCAACTCCATCTATACTTAAAAGCCAGTTCCTTAATGTCAAATCACAGTCTGTAGGAATCAAATCTATATCTTCACGATTTAGTAATTTATGAATAAATCGACTTTTTTGTTTTGCAAAGCGATACTTGATTTTTTTTCCCTGTTGGAGTTCGAAAGGCTCGGAAAGTACTTCATATATTTCCTCAAATCCAATTCCTGGACTACAAAGGTCTTGACTTTTCAATCTTATAAATGCTGCAATTCCTATTTCCGACGGTATACCATACCCTCCAAGTAAACAGACTATAATTTCTTCTAAAATGGAATTAGACAACCTATGATTAATTGTCACTGCTTTAGAGGATGCTAAAATAAATTGCAGTTTCCAAAAAGACGGAGTAAAAAGTTGACAATAATTACCCCATCTAACACCTGGCATAACATCACTATCCTCATTTGGAAATTCATCTAAGTTTGTTTTGACGAAACTCCAAATATTACTTTCATCTAGGCAATAAGTAAATGAGCTACTCTCTCTTGAATAGGCAGTTGATGGCATAACTAGCTTTATGAGAAAAGCAAATGTATACTATAATTTAATATCATGAAACCTGGACCAAAATTACTAAGTAATTACACTTATTTTTTAAAACTATCACCTTTTGAGCCAGTATCATATCGATAACCACAAATAGAACAAACATACTGATATGTGTGTCCCCCATACTTAGATTTTAAATAAGATCCATGAGAAAATGAGTTTTCAGCATCACAAACTGGGCACTTTAAAGGCATGGCAAAACCTCCACCATAGTAAATATTCTTTGCCATTATTTGGTAAGGTTCTTCATTTGAAATCTTTTCTAATTGGCTGCTAGATGGCAGAGATTTTATAACTTCTTTTCTATTAAAATCACTAAGGGCTTCGCTAAGTTTAGTATATACTGAAACTTCAATTTCCGGATTTATTTCTTTGAGCTCTTTATATAACAAGGGATTTAAAAATATTGAATCCCCGTAAGAGTTAAAAAAATCCTGATCCGTAGAGACTATCCAAAGTTTGGTAATATTTTTGGAATTTCCCAGTATTTGAAGCCAATTGATTTGATCACCAACAGGATCATTAAATTTTCCAGGAGGAGTTCCCACTTGTTTACGCTTTTGGGCATCATCATATATCTTTTTAGATGTCTTTAATGGATTCTTAAATACTACCTCAAGATTTCGAGAAACCTTATCGTTAGATTGACTAATTTCTTTTAAAGTATTTGTACTTATATCTTTCAGTTCCTCATTTAAATCTTCTAAGTCCGCTTCTATTTTTTTTCTTTTTTTATTCCATTTAGATAATTTTGGATTATGATCATCGTCGAGATGTTCTGGCAAAAATGTCCTGACAAAACCAACTTGCTTCGTATAATTCTCAATAGAATTAATAAATACAGAAAGTTTATTCCTGTTAATTTCGTCAATAATTTGAGATGTAATTATTATTTTACCTGATAATTCAACAAGAGAAGATAATAATTTTTTAAATTCTGGTTTGTTAGAGTTATAAAAGCCCAGATAAATATTGGTGTCAATAAATATTTTTCTTACTTCTGGGTGTCCAAAATTTGCAGCATTGCGTTCCATAATTTTCAAGAATAAGCATTTTAAAGATACCTATTTTATCGAAATCCTCTTTTTTTATGAAGCTAAGTTCTTAAAAAATAATTAGGGAGTATTTAAAAAAGAAACTAAATATGGCACCTGTAGTATTATCTAAAATGTACTTTCCCACTCACAATTTTCAAAATATGATCTCTGTATAAATTTGCAATTGAATTTTTTGACTTTTCATTGGCTTCGAATAATAATTTATTGAAAAACCCATTTCCCAAGCTATCTATCAGCTTTAAAAACTCTTCCTTTTTCATATTAAGATATAACAGTTTTATAAAAGACCATTTTTCAATTGAAAGTGGAATAAGGTCAAGATTTTTAACATAATTAGGCAACATACAATCGAGTTGTTGAAATCTAGACTCATGAATTACAGTGTAATCCAGAAACCGAGAGTTCATTCTTCGCAATAGACTTTTGTACTCATTCAGGTTTTTAACAAGCAGCGAATAATCTGTAAACTCCTTGAGACATAATTCATAACAGTCATCAGAAATCCCTTTTTTGGCCTCCAAAATCCGGGAAATTTCAACTCGGTGATAATAGTTAAATTGTTTACACTTATGAGAACAATATAATTTACCTGCCCTGGGAACCCTGAAAGCCGCTCCACACACGATACAGGCCTTGTTTCTGATTATGTCAAATGTTACAGATTCTGTTACCATATCCATACTCTTTTATTATCAAATCAATGCTAAAATCTTATGATATTAAGGCCAAAATGTTTCCAAGTTTCCAAAAGCTGAATGGAAACCTGGAAACCTAGTTTTCCTTATTTTGAGCTAGCTTTTGACAAATTTTATAAATAGTCCCTTTTTTGGATTTGTTCCCTAAGAACTTCTCAGCAAGCTGTTCCAGGTTTAATTCACCTTTTAAATGCTCTTCGTATATTTCTTGCTTTAGTTTTTCAGGAATACATCTTGAATTTTTGGCCGGCAAGTAATCAATTTCATCAACGTCTTTATCTATCAATTCAAAATAAAGAAAGTCGGGGAACGCACTTGAAGGATCTGCACTTTTAATTTCAACCAAATTAGTTGTATTATAACCCTCGCTGCAAAATCTAGACTTATCAGGAACAATAAGTCTTTGATTTGAATATTTGGTTTTTCGAATCAGAGTCACATGGTCTGCAAAATCTGCTAAAGCCCCTGGGCCATACATTAAATCCGCATTTGATTGATTTTGATTTGTACCCTTATTTGTATGGTTTATAAGAACTACAGTAGTGTTAAATTCATTTATTAAATCATCCAGCAGAGAGAGTACTTTTCTAATATTTGCATTTGTAATTTCCCTCTCTTTCTCTTCTCCACAGATGATATTTGAATAAAGCTTATAATTATCTATGATCGTGATGATAGGTTGATATATTTGAACCATTAATTTAATTTCATTAATCTTACTTTGGCAGTCCCTATAGCTTGTGATATACAGTTCATGCTTTCTCTTAAGCCCTAATTCATTTTCAAAGTATTTACGTATCGGTTCAGTAAAGGCTTTAAATTCCTTTTCCGATAATTCGAGATTAAAAAACAAAACATTCCCAAAAGAATTAATACGATATCCCAATATTTCTTCACATTCATAGATAATGGCGTAAGCTATAAATAGTAACAATCTTGTCTTTCCAGTTCCCCTTTCCGCAGCTATAATATTTTTGCCAAATTTTTTAATTAGCCCTTCAATTACAAATTCAGGAATATACCCTGCATATAATTTAGCAATTTCAGTATCGGTTTTTGTGGCTTCATTTATGGAGTTTTTCATTATATGGAATTTTCAAGTAATGAATAAATATCTTCCATTGCATAGTAAACTGTCTTCCCGATCTTCTTAAATGGAAGCTTGCCTGATTTTCTAACCTGCCAGAACCAGGTAACCTTTTTATCTAAGATTTCCATTGCTTGTTTCTCAGTAACATATCCTTTAAGTGTTGGTAGATTTTTACTCTCCAGTAATTCAAGAATTTTATCCTGTTTATTTAGAATTGATTCAAGCAGATCTTCAGGAACAATTACCAAAGGAGAATTTTGCCTGAATATGGTTTCATTTGAGATATTGTTTTCTTTCATTTTTCATTATTTCCTCAAACTTCGAAAGTAATCGTTGAAAAAAAACAACACCCCCAAAAGTGCCCCCAAAAGTTTCTACTGAAATTCAGGCTTATATGGATCCGATGAATGATTTTTGAAGGTGTAAAGGAATAGTATATTCTACTATTCAAGCCCAGGATGTAAATCTTGGGCTAATTTTATATACAGAGTTAATAGTTAAATAGGCAATTGGACTTTCATTAACCTTTTCTCTTCAGTTAAATCTTTGTAAGCTGTTCTTTCCTCAATATCAAATATTGTAGCAATGGCTTCGGCTATTATGTCCCAGGAAGCATTAATTACACCATTGTCTCTTAGAAGCCTGAATACTTTTGTGATTTGATTTCCATTAAAGCCTTCAGAAATCTTCATCCGAGGAAAAACATCATCATCAATGTCTGGCAAAAATTCTCCATCCGCAATAGGTTTCGAACTGTAAGTAACCATCGCAGACCAATAAAGATGCTCTCTAGGTGTTACTTCATATTGTAATGCATTAAGAAGTAATCCTTCCAGTATACCTTTTAAAACCCCTCTTTCATCTCTTGAAAATTTGGGGTATTCTGATTTAAATAACTCGAACGCTGCGGCTGCGTCAGTTTTAGCATTGTACGCAATACTTGTCATAAAATGCTCCATCTTATCAATATTCATATACTATTTCTTTACACCTTTATTTAATAGAGCTTTTTGTTCTTTTCAGTTTCTTTTGAATCTTCTCCATGCTTTCAGTTAGTCGTTGCTGAGTAATCCTGCCATGTATCTGAGTAGTTTTCAAACTCGAATGCCCTAGTAACTTACTCAGGTCTTCAAGAGGCATGTTATTGTTTAAACAGATCGTGGTGGCGAATGTATGCCTGGCCATGTGGTGAGTAAGGGTTTGGTTAATTCCTGTCAGGTCAGCAATTACTTTTAAATAAGCATTCAATTTTTGATTACTTATTTTGGGCAACAATAAACCTAATACCTCCCGTTCGGAGCTGTTCTCGTATTTCTGTATGATTTTGCTGGCTATGGGCAGTAAAGGAATATCCACCACTCCTCCCGTCTTTTGTTGCTGATACCTCAAAGAGAGTTTAGATTTTACTTTAATCAGGTTGGCTTTTGTCAGGTTTTGAGCATCCTGAAACCTCAATCCCGTATAAGCAGAGAATACAAAAATATCTCTTACCCTGTCCAGGCTGCTGTTTGCTGAAAGGTCAAGTGCAACAATTTTATCCAGTTCCTCACTGCTTAAAAAACTTCGTTCTGACTTTACAGAAACAAGCTTGAAATTGGCATACGGCTGTACGGAAATAAGCCCTTCAATTTGCGCCCTGATTAATATTGTCCGAAGCCGGGAATGATATTTATTGATTGTATTCTTATGCAGGTTGTATTCCTGTTTCAAAAACAGGTCATAACAGTTGATAAAATCGTAATTGATCAGGCTTATAGGAAGATCAGGAAGTTCAAATTTTGAAGGAATAAAGCTTTTGAGCGAGTTCAGGGATTGCCGGTACTTATTCAAAGAAACCAGCTTTATTTCGTTCCTGGCCTCCAATTCTTCTATGTACCGGCCCAGGTATTCAATAACAGTTACCTGGATTCTGGATTTACCAGTAAAAAGCTCTTTTAGCAAATTTGCTGAAACAGTCTTTCCTTCCTTCTCCAGCCCTATACATAGTTCATAAATCTTTGCCCGTTGATTCAGGAGCTCTTGATTAATGGCTTTGTTGGATTTGGTAAGCTGCTCTTTTTCGTTCCAGCCGCTTAAAGTGGAGGTAAACCCTGAATGAATTTCAGCCTTCTTCCTGTTATAAGTGATTCGTAAATAGATCGGTAGAGGCCCTTCTGTGCCCCGGCCCGTATGTAGGTAATGTTTTAAGCTGACTTTAGCGTTCATGCTGTTGAAACATTTCGGATTTGTTGAAACTCAGTTGAAACAATTTACGAAAAAATCCGAAAGGAAGCAAAGCCAGATAAAAGAAAAACCCTTCATAATCAATGATCATGAAGGGTTTCGAAATCTAGGGATTTAACCTAGCGGACCGGACGGGACTCGAACCCGCGACCTCTGCCGTGACAGGGCAGCATTCTAACCAACTGAACTACCGATCCTTAGTTCCCGGTAAGGGGTGGCAAAGATAGGGGAAAATGGGTTTTTTACAACAAAAATTCGGGCTGATTTTTTTAAAATGGTCACCCACTTGCCTGACTGGACTAACCAAAAAGACCTGAAATTCTCCCAAATCTGCCGTTTCCCTCCAATCCGTGTAAACCCCTAAATCCCAAACCCTAACACCCCCAATATTAATAAATCCTTACCTTAGCAACCCTATCATAGTCACCTATGCCAACCAATGCCAACAGACAGTTCCTGGAGTTCGAAAAACCGATCAAAGACCTGATCGAAGAGATCGAGCACCTGAAGAAAAGCAGCGAGACCAAAAAAATCGACCATAGTTCCGGCATCCACCAACTGGAGGAAATGATCCTTGAGAAAAGAAAAGAGATCACACAGAACCTCTCCAGTTGGCAACGGGTTCAATTGAGCCGCCACCCCGACCGTCCCTACACCCTGAAGTACATTGATAAAATGACCACCGAATTCCTGGAATTGCATGGTGATCGCAATGTAAAGGATGATAAGGCCATGGTGGGTGGATTTGCCCAACTGGATGGGGAAACGGTCATGCTCATCGGACAGCAAAAAGGGATCAATACCAAAATGCGCCAGATGCGCAACTTCGGTATGGCCAACCCGGAAGGTTATCGAAAGGCCCTGCGGCTGATGAAACTGGCCGAAAAATTCAATAAACCTGTCATCACGCTGATCGATACACCGGGGGCCTTCCCGGGACTGGAAGCGGAGGAACGCGGACAGGGGGAGGCGATCGCCCGGAATATTTATGAAATGATCCGCCTGAAAGTACCCGTGATCTGTGTGATCATTGGGGAAGGGGCCAGCGGTGGCGCCCTGGGAATCGGCGTGGGCGACCGAGTCTTTATGATGGAAAATACCTGGTACACCGTGATCAGCCCTGAAAGTTGCTCCTCCATCCTGTGGCGTAGCTGGGAGAAAAAAGAAATTGCCGCGGAACAACTGCGACTCACCGCCGATAAAATGCTGGGCTTTGGTCTGATCGATGGCATCATACCAGAACCAATCGGCGGAGCACACTGGGATTATAACGAAGCCGCCCAGATATTAAAAGATTACCTGGTGCCGGTATTGAAAGAATTAAAAAACATCCCTGCCGAACAACGCGTGAACCAGCGCATTGAAAAATTCGGGAAAATGGGATTTTATGACGAGAACTAGTAGCCAATAGCTTATGGCTAATAGCAATTAGCCTTTAGCTAATAATACAATTATCTAAAATGTCTCTACGTAAGAAATTCACAGGAACCGGCGTCGCCATCATCACCCCCTTTCAAGAGGATGGCAAAATTGACTGGGAGAGTTTCCGCCAGGTGATCGAATACCAGATCAAAGGGGAAGTGGAATATATAGTTGTACTGGGAACCACCGGTGAATCGGGTACCATTCATGGTGACGAAAAGAAAAGGGTATTTACGTTTGTCAACGAAGTGACCGCCGGACGTGTACCCCTGGTAGCAGGCGTTGGCGGTAATGATACCCATGAAGTAGTGGACCTGGTAAAATCATTTGATGTAAAGGGCTATGACGCGATCCTTTCGGTATCGCCCTACTACAATAAACCCAATCAGGAAGGGATCTTCCAGCATTATAAAGCGATCGACGCGGTAACACCCCTGCCGATCATCTTATACAACGTCCCCCCACGCACCGGACAAAATGTAACCGCCGATACGCAATTGCGTATTGCCTACGAATGTAAAAATGTATTTGCTACCAAAGAGGCAAGCGGGAATTTTGAACAGATATCACGCCTCATCAAGTACAAACCGGATGATTTCATGGTCATCAGCGGTGACGATGGCATCACCCTTCCTATGATCGCCCTGGGTGCAGAGGGAGTGATCTCTGTAGTAGCGAATGCCTTTCCGCAGGACTTTTCGGATATGGTGCGCTATGCACTGAAAGGAAAATTGAAAGAAGCACAAACGCTCCACTATCGTTATATGGACATCATCAATTCCTTGTTCACGGAAGGAAGTCCAAGCGGAGTGAAAGCCTATCTCTCCGAAATGGGTCTTTGTAAAAATTGTTTCCGGCTACCGGTTTACCCCGTTAGCGATAAACACATGGAAAAGATACGCGGACTCATGATGGGAGCAGAATGATACCCTAATTTCGCGCTACATGAAACCGCAAAGAAACCTTCCCATCTCCTTACTCCTGACAATCCTGGTAATCCTGGTTTTCCTGGCTAATCCGGGTTTTGGGCAGGAACGGAAAAGCACCGCGCTGCCTACCGTCCGGATCATGGACACGGCCTTTCAAATGACCGAATTGGGCAGGACACGCCTCATCCGTATTCGTCTGCCCAAAGACTACGATGGATCAAAAAAGAAATACCCCGTTCTATATATGCACGATGGCCAAAACCTGTTTGACGCGGCCACTTCCTATGCCGGCGAATGGGGTGTGGACGAAGCATTGGATAGCCTGGGGGTGAAATGGGGAGAGTGTATTGTGGTGGGTATTGACAATGGCCCGCGAAGAATGAACGAATACGCGCCCTATGATTTTAAAGTAAACGGGATAAAGGATGGTAAAGCCGAAGGCACTGCCTACTTGCATTTTCTCGTCAATGAACTCAAACCTTTTATTGACAAAAAATATCGGACCAAACGAGGCCGCAAACATACGTTCATCGCCGGTAGCTCCATGGGAGGATTGATCTCGATGTATGCCGTGCTTCAATACCCCAGGGTATTTGGTGGCGCCGGTGTTTTTTCACCTTCTTTCTGGATCGCCAAAGATATTTACCCGGCCATTGATGGGGTGCAAAAAAAAATAAAGACACGAATCTATTTCTTCGCTGGCATGCAGGAAGGACCGGGCATGGTGCCGGAAATGTTGCGGGCCTTTGAAGCCGTGAGAAAAAAATCACGCGCACGCATCACCGTCGCAATCAGAGGCGAAGGCAAACACAATGAAGCCACGTGGCGAGCGGAGTTACCGGCATTTTTTCAGTTTCTTTGGAATTGAGTTTTTAGGGAGGACGGAAGACGGATGACGGATGACGGATGACAGATGACAGTTGACAGATGACAGTTGACAGAGGCTTGCTGTGGGAGACCTCTGGTCTTGCACTTCTATCTTGTCGCCTCTGGCGACGCGAAATTGATAATTTTTCTGAATTTAGAATGGGTTGTTTTTTGTGTCGCCAGAGGCGACGGGAGAATCGTGCGAGACCAGAGGTCTCGCACAGCAAGCCTCCGTCAACTGTCATCTGTCCTCCGTCCTCTGTCATCAAAAAAATCACACTCTATAAGTAACCCCTTCCAACGCCAGCTCCGTATTGGGAAACACCTCTTTCGCTTCTTTTTCAAATTCTCCCAGTGTATCATACTTGCTGCTAAAATGCCCGATCAATAGTTTTTTAACCTTGGCCTTACGCGCAATGGTTGCTGCCTGTTTGGTGGTGGAGTGAAACCGCATGGTGGCTCTTTCTTCCAGATGATGGAGATAGGTGGTTTCATGATAGATCATGTCGGCCTCCTTGATATGCGGCAGGATGGATTCATCGTATTTGGTATCGGCACAAAAAGCATAGACCCTCCCCGGTGAGGCCGCTTCGGTCACCCATTCATTCTTCACCACTTCATCATTTTTATTGGTAAAATCCATTCCCTCTTTAAGCTTGTTGAAAAAAGAGGAAGGGATACCATGTTCCCTGGCTTTTTCCGGTAATACCTTACGCGGTTTCTTTTTTTCCCGGAAAACAAAACCGTAACATTCGATCCGGTGGTTGGTGCGGAAACAGGCGACTGAATAATCTTCTTCATCCACCAATAAACTTTCCTGGGTGATGGTATGAAAGTGCAAAGGAAAACTCAACGTGGTATGGGCCACCTGAAGTTGTAATTCGATGATCTCGCGGAGCGGGGAGGGGCCGTAAATATGCAATTCCTGCTGGTGACTGAGCAATCCAAAGGAATTAATGAGCCCGATCAGCCCAAAATAATGGTCGCCATGCAGGTGGGAAATAAAAATATGGGAGATTCTGGCCCGCCGGATCTTGTACCGCATCATCTGTATCTGGGTACCCTCGCCACAGTCCACCAGGAAGCTGGTACCGTTCAGGGTGATCAATTGGCTGGTGGGGTGACGGTCAAAGGCCGGTACGGCGGAATTATTACCTAAAATGGTGACAGCGAGCATGCACGAAATTAACAATTATCCTAATAGCTCCCTTTCGATCTCCTCCATTTGAACGATATCCCAGGCCTCACTTTCGCTGGGTGTCACATTCATGATATCCAGCAGTTCACTCTCCTCCAATTGCTTTTCCACCGCCTTCCGGAGGCAACAAATGACAAAACTGGCGTTCTTTTCATAAAAGGTTTGTTGTACCTTGACAAGGGACCCGGCAACCCCGTCCCCCAGTTCTTCGATCATTTCAAGGTTCAGAACGATATTTTTAACGTCATTTTGGAGGAATGAAAGGAAACTATTGGTCAGTTCCTCTGTCATACTAGCAGATATCTTGGGGCCTGCGACCGTGATGACATGAAATTTCTCTTTGGTATCGATTTTGACGTCCATAACAATCTGGTTTATCAACAATACGTTAGTAAGAACGGGTGAACCCGGATCAAATTTATTCGTTATTATTGTATCACAAGCAATTAAACTTAAATGGATAATAATTTTTCAGCCCAGGTCAAGGAGATCATCTCTTTCAGCAGAGAAGAAGCGCTGAGGTTGGGGAATGACTTTATCGGAACCGAACACCTCCTTCTCGGGCTGATCAGGGAAGGGGATAATACAGCAGTACGGATCCTGAAAAGCTTCAACATCGACCTTTATGAACTGCGGAAAGAGATCGAACTGGCCGTAAAGGATAAGACAGGAAAGAATATTGCTAATATCAACAGTCTCCCCCTGACCCGACAGGCCGAAAAGGTCATTCGTGTCACGGTGCTGGAAGCCAAGGCATTGAAAAGCCCTACGGTTGAGACCGAACACCTGATGCTTTCTATTCTCAAGAACAAAGAAAATATTGCAACCCAAATCCTAAACCAATTTGACGTGGATTACGACCTATTCAGAAATGAACTCGGCGTTGTAAAGAGCAATGATGTTCGCGCTGAATACAACGACGACGACAACGACGATTTTGACGAAGAGAAAAAATATTCCCAATCCAAAGGCAAGCCTGCCGCCGGGGGTAATGCGAAAAGCAAGACACCCGTATTGGACAATTTTGGCCGGGATATCACCAAACTGGCTGAAATGAATGCACTCGACCCGATCGTGGGTCGTGAGGCCGAGATCGAAAGGGTATCGCAGATCCTTTCGCGCCGGAAAAAGAACAACCCGATCCTGATCGGAGAACCCGGTGTGGGTAAGACCGCCATTGTAGAAGGCCTGGCCCTCCGGATCGTGCAACGGAAAGTATCCCGGGTATTGTTTGATAAACGGGTGATCTCCCTTGACCTGGCCGCGCTGGTGGCCGGTACAAAATACCGCGGACAGTTTGAAGAGCGCATGAAGGCGATCATGAATGAACTGGAGAAGAACCGCGATGTGATCCTCTTTATTGATGAGATTCATACCATCGTTGGTGCTGGTGGTGCCTCCGGCTCACTCGACGCAAGTAACATATTTAAACCCGCCCTGGCGCGTGGTGAATTGCAATGTATCGGTGCCTCCACCCTGGATGAATACCGTATGTACATTGAGAAGGACGGAGCCCTTGACCGTCGTTTCCAAA from Chitinophagales bacterium carries:
- a CDS encoding AAA family ATPase, with translation MKNSINEATKTDTEIAKLYAGYIPEFVIEGLIKKFGKNIIAAERGTGKTRLLLFIAYAIIYECEEILGYRINSFGNVLFFNLELSEKEFKAFTEPIRKYFENELGLKRKHELYITSYRDCQSKINEIKLMVQIYQPIITIIDNYKLYSNIICGEEKEREITNANIRKVLSLLDDLINEFNTTVVLINHTNKGTNQNQSNADLMYGPGALADFADHVTLIRKTKYSNQRLIVPDKSRFCSEGYNTTNLVEIKSADPSSAFPDFLYFELIDKDVDEIDYLPAKNSRCIPEKLKQEIYEEHLKGELNLEQLAEKFLGNKSKKGTIYKICQKLAQNKEN
- a CDS encoding helix-turn-helix domain-containing protein, which gives rise to MKENNISNETIFRQNSPLVIVPEDLLESILNKQDKILELLESKNLPTLKGYVTEKQAMEILDKKVTWFWQVRKSGKLPFKKIGKTVYYAMEDIYSLLENSI
- a CDS encoding site-specific integrase encodes the protein MNAKVSLKHYLHTGRGTEGPLPIYLRITYNRKKAEIHSGFTSTLSGWNEKEQLTKSNKAINQELLNQRAKIYELCIGLEKEGKTVSANLLKELFTGKSRIQVTVIEYLGRYIEELEARNEIKLVSLNKYRQSLNSLKSFIPSKFELPDLPISLINYDFINCYDLFLKQEYNLHKNTINKYHSRLRTILIRAQIEGLISVQPYANFKLVSVKSERSFLSSEELDKIVALDLSANSSLDRVRDIFVFSAYTGLRFQDAQNLTKANLIKVKSKLSLRYQQQKTGGVVDIPLLPIASKIIQKYENSSEREVLGLLLPKISNQKLNAYLKVIADLTGINQTLTHHMARHTFATTICLNNNMPLEDLSKLLGHSSLKTTQIHGRITQQRLTESMEKIQKKLKRTKSSIK
- a CDS encoding DUF4935 domain-containing protein; this translates as MERNAANFGHPEVRKIFIDTNIYLGFYNSNKPEFKKLLSSLVELSGKIIITSQIIDEINRNKLSVFINSIENYTKQVGFVRTFLPEHLDDDHNPKLSKWNKKRKKIEADLEDLNEELKDISTNTLKEISQSNDKVSRNLEVVFKNPLKTSKKIYDDAQKRKQVGTPPGKFNDPVGDQINWLQILGNSKNITKLWIVSTDQDFFNSYGDSIFLNPLLYKELKEINPEIEVSVYTKLSEALSDFNRKEVIKSLPSSSQLEKISNEEPYQIMAKNIYYGGGFAMPLKCPVCDAENSFSHGSYLKSKYGGHTYQYVCSICGYRYDTGSKGDSFKK
- a CDS encoding nucleoside 2-deoxyribosyltransferase; the protein is MIIVGGTYDEYCLEPRWEEKFGSGLRGSRVFNSLSPKENIDFYTFGDDNTSYFLELLSKEFPKIKSHITPIDKQISFYYDHPLINPRIFPRPDTINRSLNSMNITGKNILYYGFFEGNAKVAGDYVVYDPQSPANPVPFSKTGSKAQNLVYIVNQSEASYLAKSFKVAKIKEYFFKVEKVDVLVLKMGPKGAMVVTNKGKNSTIIPVYKTPLVWPIGTGDVFAAVFAFHWFSSKDAIKSAKQASICTAAYSHTRNFNFSKINLYSPLEIKTYPKGQVYLAGPFFTYSERWLIDQVRCAFIDLNLKVFSPWHDIGHGLASEVVEKDLKGLAKSKLVFAILDGLDSGTLFEIGYAVSKKIPVIAYVENESEESVKMLEGTSCILERDLTTAIYKTLWLLSENV
- a CDS encoding 7-cyano-7-deazaguanine synthase, which gives rise to MSKKAILLSGGMDSIALAYWKKPSLAFTIDYGQLPASKEIISSKEVTNILGIEHHIISVNCAELGSGDLVGKGAAAISPSTEWWPFRNQLLITFALMKAITLEVNEIMVGSVKTDEFHSDGTKFFYDIMNQLSNFQEGKISVTCPAIEMTTSELISVSNIPKNILLWAHSCHKSAIPCGNCRGCFKYANVVSELNLF